The proteins below come from a single Sphingomicrobium sediminis genomic window:
- a CDS encoding ribonucleotide-diphosphate reductase subunit beta — protein sequence MSLLEARKTYKPFEYPWAYDYWKKQQQVHWMPEEVPLGEDCRDWAQKLTEHERNLLTQIFRFFTQADVEVQDCYHEKYGRVFKPTEVKMMLAAFSNMETIHIAAYSHLLDTIGMPESEYSAFLQYKEMADKHDYMNEFGVDNDEDIAKTLAMFGGFTEGLQLFASFAMLMNFPRFNKMKGMGQIVSWSVRDESLHCEGIIRMFHEFVRERDCLTKSVKDDIIDCCQKVVRLEDNFIDLAFEMGPVEGMTAKDIKRYIRYIADWRLGQMGFKPIYMVEEHPLPWLAPLLNGVEHANFFETRATEYSKGATKGEWNDVWDNFDARQKAKVANEDAGEADEADMFAAE from the coding sequence ATGTCGCTGCTCGAAGCCCGCAAGACCTACAAGCCGTTCGAATACCCCTGGGCGTACGACTATTGGAAAAAGCAGCAGCAGGTCCACTGGATGCCCGAAGAGGTGCCGCTGGGCGAGGATTGCCGCGACTGGGCGCAGAAGCTCACCGAGCATGAGCGCAACCTGCTGACCCAAATCTTCCGCTTCTTCACGCAGGCCGATGTCGAGGTGCAGGATTGCTACCACGAAAAATATGGCCGCGTGTTCAAGCCGACCGAGGTCAAGATGATGCTGGCCGCCTTCTCCAACATGGAGACGATCCACATCGCGGCTTACTCGCACCTGCTCGACACGATCGGCATGCCCGAGAGCGAATATTCGGCCTTCCTCCAATATAAGGAGATGGCCGACAAGCACGACTATATGAACGAGTTCGGCGTCGACAATGACGAGGACATCGCCAAGACGCTCGCCATGTTCGGCGGCTTCACCGAGGGGCTGCAGCTCTTCGCCTCGTTCGCCATGCTGATGAACTTCCCGCGCTTCAACAAGATGAAGGGCATGGGCCAGATCGTCAGCTGGTCGGTCCGCGACGAGAGCCTGCACTGCGAAGGCATCATCCGCATGTTCCACGAATTCGTGCGCGAGCGCGATTGCCTCACCAAGTCGGTCAAGGACGACATTATCGACTGCTGCCAGAAGGTGGTGCGGCTCGAGGACAATTTCATCGACCTCGCCTTCGAAATGGGGCCGGTCGAGGGCATGACCGCCAAGGATATCAAGCGCTACATCCGCTATATCGCCGACTGGCGCCTCGGGCAGATGGGGTTCAAGCCCATCTACATGGTCGAGGAACATCCCCTCCCCTGGCTCGCCCCGCTCTTGAACGGCGTCGAGCATGCCAACTTCTTCGAAACCCGCGCGACCGAATATTCGAAGGGCGCGACGAAGGGCGAATGGAACGACGTCTGGGACAATTTCGACGCCCGCCAGAAGGCGAAAGTAGCGAACGAGGATGCCGGCGAGGCCGACGAAGCGGATATGTTTGCGGCGGAGTAG
- a CDS encoding nuclear transport factor 2 family protein has translation MLTILAALLAAQPAPDPMPTGNDLTAAVAEADSALFWAAFEGCDPAALGDLLTEDFRMVHDVAGLSVASRADFVAGMEQNCAGRAESGYMNRRLLTPGSRRVQALGDWGALEEGHHQFYELQADGSWVMTGGARYIHVWQWTADGLKLTESISVDHGAAPAYPPAD, from the coding sequence ATGCTGACCATCCTTGCCGCCCTGCTGGCCGCACAGCCCGCGCCCGATCCCATGCCGACCGGCAATGATCTGACCGCCGCCGTCGCCGAAGCGGACAGCGCCTTGTTCTGGGCCGCGTTCGAAGGCTGCGACCCCGCCGCCCTCGGCGATCTCCTGACCGAGGATTTCCGCATGGTCCACGATGTTGCCGGCCTGTCGGTCGCCAGCCGCGCCGACTTCGTCGCTGGGATGGAGCAGAATTGCGCCGGCCGCGCCGAGAGCGGCTATATGAACCGCCGCCTCCTCACCCCCGGCTCGCGCCGTGTCCAGGCGCTCGGCGACTGGGGTGCGCTCGAGGAAGGCCATCACCAATTCTATGAGCTGCAGGCCGACGGCAGCTGGGTCATGACCGGCGGCGCGCGCTACATCCATGTCTGGCAATGGACCGCCGACGGGCTGAAACTCACCGAGAGCATCAGCGTCGATCACGGCGCTGCGCCCGCTTATCCGCCCGCGGATTAG
- a CDS encoding ribonucleoside-diphosphate reductase subunit alpha — MDLSSSSEVTADDVVVQDSKKVHERRFKIETDASRDAKLTEFGKATLEDRYLLPGETYQDLFARVAAAYADDQAHAQRLYDAISNLWFMPATPVLSNGGTGRGLPISCYLNSVDDSLDGIVGTWNENVWLASKGGGIGTYWGSVRGIGEPVGLNGKTSGIIPFVRVMDSLTLAISQGSLRRGSAACYIDIHHPEIEEFLEIRKPSGDFNRKALNLHHGVLITDEFMEAVRDGTDFELKSPRDGSVRGSVNARSLFQKLVETRLATGEPYIVFADTVNNSMPKHHRDLGLKVSTSNLCSEITLPTGRDHLGADRTAVCCLSSLNLETWDEWNGNHRFVEDVMRFLDNVLSDYIARAPDEMARAKYSAERERSVGLGVMGFHSFLQARGIAFEGAMAKSWNNKIFKHIRAQVDEASMMLAKERGPCPDAADMGAMERFSCKMAIAPTASISIICGGTSACIEPIPANIYTHKTLSGSFIVKNKYLEQMLEEKSKNSDTIWNSILEKDGSVQHLDFLSEDEKAAFRTSFEIDQRWLLELAGDRAPMIDQAQSLNLFIPADVDKWDLLMLHFRAWELGIKSLYYLRSKSVQRAGFAGGVEKDNTPEAAKYELPSTDYDECLACQ, encoded by the coding sequence ATGGATCTTTCGAGCTCGAGCGAAGTCACTGCAGACGACGTCGTCGTCCAGGATTCGAAGAAGGTTCACGAACGTCGATTCAAGATCGAGACCGATGCTTCGCGCGATGCCAAGCTGACCGAGTTCGGCAAGGCGACGCTCGAAGATCGCTACCTCCTGCCGGGCGAAACCTATCAGGATCTCTTCGCCCGCGTCGCGGCGGCCTATGCCGACGACCAGGCGCATGCGCAGCGTCTCTATGATGCGATCTCGAACCTCTGGTTCATGCCCGCCACGCCGGTTCTTTCGAACGGCGGCACCGGTCGCGGCCTGCCGATCAGCTGCTATCTCAACAGCGTCGACGACAGCCTCGACGGCATTGTCGGCACATGGAACGAGAATGTCTGGCTCGCCTCCAAGGGCGGCGGCATCGGCACCTATTGGGGCAGCGTGCGCGGCATTGGCGAACCCGTTGGCCTCAACGGCAAGACCAGCGGCATCATCCCCTTCGTTCGCGTGATGGATAGCCTCACGCTCGCCATCAGCCAGGGCTCGCTGCGTCGCGGCAGCGCCGCCTGCTACATCGATATCCACCATCCGGAGATCGAGGAGTTCCTCGAAATCCGTAAGCCCTCGGGCGACTTCAACCGCAAAGCGCTGAACCTGCACCATGGTGTGCTGATCACCGACGAGTTCATGGAAGCGGTTCGCGACGGCACCGATTTCGAACTCAAGTCGCCGCGCGACGGTTCGGTGCGCGGCAGCGTCAATGCGCGCAGCCTGTTCCAGAAGCTTGTCGAGACCCGCCTGGCCACTGGCGAGCCCTATATCGTCTTCGCCGACACGGTGAACAATTCGATGCCCAAGCATCATCGCGATCTGGGCCTCAAGGTCTCGACCTCGAACCTGTGCTCGGAAATCACCCTGCCGACCGGCCGCGACCATCTCGGCGCCGACCGCACCGCGGTCTGCTGCCTGTCGAGCCTCAACCTCGAAACCTGGGACGAGTGGAACGGCAACCACCGCTTCGTCGAGGACGTCATGCGCTTCCTCGACAATGTCCTCTCCGACTATATCGCCCGCGCGCCCGACGAGATGGCCCGCGCCAAATATAGCGCCGAGCGCGAGCGTTCGGTCGGTCTCGGGGTCATGGGCTTCCACAGCTTCCTGCAGGCCCGTGGGATCGCCTTCGAAGGCGCCATGGCCAAGAGCTGGAACAACAAGATCTTCAAGCATATCCGCGCGCAGGTCGACGAAGCCTCGATGATGCTCGCCAAGGAACGCGGCCCCTGCCCTGACGCTGCCGACATGGGCGCGATGGAGCGCTTCAGCTGCAAGATGGCGATCGCGCCGACCGCGTCGATCTCGATCATCTGCGGCGGCACCAGCGCCTGCATCGAGCCGATCCCGGCCAACATCTATACGCACAAGACGCTGTCGGGCTCGTTCATCGTAAAGAACAAGTATCTCGAGCAGATGCTCGAGGAGAAGTCGAAGAACTCCGACACGATCTGGAACTCGATCCTCGAGAAAGATGGTTCGGTCCAGCACTTGGACTTCCTCAGCGAGGACGAGAAAGCGGCCTTCCGCACCAGCTTCGAGATCGACCAGCGCTGGCTGCTCGAACTGGCGGGCGACCGCGCGCCGATGATCGACCAGGCGCAGAGCCTCAACCTCTTCATCCCGGCCGATGTCGACAAGTGGGACCTGTTGATGCTCCACTTCCGCGCCTGGGAGCTCGGCATCAAGTCGCTCTATTACCTGCGCTCCAAGTCGGTCCAGCGCGCCGGGTTCGCCGGTGGCGTCGAGAAGGACAATACGCCCGAGGCCGCCAAGTACGAGCTGCCCTCGACCGACTATGACGAATGCTTGGCGTGCCAGTAA
- the ppk2 gene encoding polyphosphate kinase 2: protein MKRKTYEKLVQPLNHELVAMAHWAKATGHRICVLFEGRDTAGKGGTIRAISRHINPRQCRVVALGKPTETERSQWYFQRYVPHLPAAGEIVLFDRSWYNRAGVEKVMGFASDEQVEQFLEQVPTFEKMLVDDGMLLFKYWLSASQEKQEERFAERLEDPLKRWKLSPIDIAARTKYQDYSAARETMFAATHSDHAPWTVVDYNDQKHGRLTLIRNLLDRLPDTHVPPEEIDWPELGHAPLTEEFTSLQPIPDFPTD, encoded by the coding sequence ATGAAACGCAAGACCTATGAAAAGCTCGTCCAACCCTTGAACCACGAGCTCGTCGCGATGGCGCATTGGGCCAAGGCGACGGGGCACCGTATCTGCGTCCTGTTCGAGGGGCGGGACACGGCGGGCAAGGGCGGGACGATCCGCGCGATCAGCCGCCATATCAATCCGCGCCAGTGCCGCGTCGTGGCGCTGGGCAAGCCGACCGAGACCGAGCGCTCGCAATGGTATTTCCAGCGCTACGTCCCGCATTTGCCGGCAGCGGGGGAGATCGTGCTGTTCGACCGCAGCTGGTACAATCGCGCCGGGGTCGAGAAGGTGATGGGGTTCGCCAGCGACGAGCAGGTCGAGCAGTTCCTCGAGCAGGTGCCGACCTTCGAGAAGATGCTGGTCGACGACGGCATGCTGCTCTTCAAATATTGGCTGTCGGCGAGCCAGGAGAAACAGGAAGAGCGCTTTGCCGAGCGACTGGAAGATCCGCTGAAGCGCTGGAAACTTTCGCCGATCGATATTGCGGCGCGGACCAAATATCAGGACTATTCAGCGGCGCGGGAGACAATGTTCGCGGCGACGCATAGCGATCATGCGCCGTGGACGGTGGTCGACTATAACGACCAGAAGCATGGCCGCCTGACGCTGATCCGCAACCTGCTCGACCGCCTGCCCGACACCCATGTCCCGCCCGAGGAGATTGACTGGCCCGAGCTTGGCCATGCGCCGCTGACCGAGGAATTTACGAGCCTCCAGCCGATCCCTGATTTCCCGACCGACTAA
- a CDS encoding DUF2171 domain-containing protein, with amino-acid sequence MFERMQIKEHMEVSDCNGQHVGTVDKIDDDDIVLTKSDSMDNQHHRIPMSQVDRVDDNRVYLEPSARIPEGIGPVGR; translated from the coding sequence ATGTTCGAACGTATGCAGATCAAGGAACATATGGAAGTCAGCGACTGTAACGGACAGCATGTCGGGACCGTCGACAAGATCGACGATGACGACATTGTCCTCACCAAGTCGGACTCCATGGACAACCAGCATCATCGCATTCCGATGAGCCAGGTCGACCGCGTCGACGACAATCGCGTCTATCTCGAACCGAGCGCGCGCATTCCGGAAGGCATCGGTCCGGTAGGCCGGTAA
- a CDS encoding thermonuclease family protein → MPAMSVRRMARSLGTIAVLVAILLLVERAGLFGSVTRDGEAIVIDKIFVSCDRPSSGDACVSDGDSFRLEGERYRISGIDAPEIGAPECPAERTKGFAARDELERLFNAGPFRFIPDARRERDQYGRYLGRVVRDGRDLGAAMIEAGHARRYQGRQASWC, encoded by the coding sequence ATGCCCGCAATGTCGGTTCGTCGCATGGCGCGCTCGCTTGGCACCATTGCGGTGCTCGTGGCGATCCTCCTCCTAGTTGAACGGGCCGGCTTGTTTGGCTCGGTGACGCGCGATGGCGAGGCGATCGTCATCGACAAGATTTTCGTCAGCTGCGACCGACCTTCGTCAGGCGATGCGTGCGTCTCGGATGGCGACAGTTTCCGGCTGGAGGGCGAGCGTTACCGGATCAGCGGCATCGACGCGCCGGAGATCGGGGCGCCTGAATGTCCGGCGGAGCGGACCAAGGGTTTTGCCGCCCGCGACGAGTTGGAGCGATTGTTCAATGCCGGGCCGTTTCGTTTCATTCCCGATGCGCGGCGCGAGCGCGACCAATATGGCCGCTATCTCGGGCGGGTCGTGCGGGATGGGCGTGATCTGGGAGCGGCGATGATCGAGGCTGGCCATGCGCGGCGCTATCAGGGCCGCCAGGCGAGCTGGTGCTAG